In Phoenix dactylifera cultivar Barhee BC4 unplaced genomic scaffold, palm_55x_up_171113_PBpolish2nd_filt_p 001217F, whole genome shotgun sequence, a single genomic region encodes these proteins:
- the LOC120108195 gene encoding uncharacterized protein LOC120108195: MSVDRNWMYHRLSENGYIRAEFCDGVKGFLEFAFTQLEYCSGDKIRCPCMRCDNQKFLNRDMVNVHLLRKGFTPGYSTWFAHGELLGAVAPVSTSAVEASTSMNVGCEHGQQYRTMVMEAMGPEEELHLSSALEVNHEEEPNKDAADFYSLLKDAEVPLWEGCKKHSKLSAITQLLNCKSEFNMSISCYDRIMKIVKNMLPESEKLPLDFYQSKKMLRKLGLEYTSIDVCENNCMLFYKKTENLIECTICGHPRYKLRRNDGGGRRKDVPYRRLRYLPITPRLQRLFMSSRTAENMSWHVKGGDSDEMVHPACGEAWKHFDRIHPSFSTEPRNVRLGLCTDGFNPFSQSARPYSCWPVFVTVYNLPPSICMKRPYIFLSLVISGPKSPGKSIDVLLRPLIDELKILWEVGVTTYDIFRKENFQMKAALLWTINDFPAYGMLSGWSTHGKLACPYCMENSKTFTLQHGGKTSFFDCHRQFLPMDHAYRYQVDGFFNGRIETDPPPPRLSGEELKNRVFALPNVTFGSKAPKHTIPGFGKDHNWVKRSIFWELPYWHTLLIRHNLDVMHIVRNVFLNIFYTCMDVKGKTKDNVKARQDLELYCKRPKLRIQFVNGKLVKPPASYVLSKDQAMEVCEWVKGLRLPDGYASNISKCVNLDDYKFYGLKSHDCHVFMLRLLPIAFREVLPAPVWDALAELSCYFRDLCNTTLRVQDMEVLEKNIVVTLCKLEKIFPPAFFDSMEHLPVHLAYEAKVGGPVQYRWMYPFER; encoded by the coding sequence ATGTCAGTTGATCGTAATTGGATGTACCACCGACTTAGTGAAAATGGTTATATAAGAGCTGAGTTCTGTGATGGAGTTAAAGGGTTCCTTGAGTTTGCATTTACTCAGTTAGAGTATTGTAGTGGTGATAAGATTAGATGCCCTTGTATGAGATGTGACAACCAGAAATTTCTTAACCGTGATATGGTCAATGTTCATTTGTTGAGAAAGGGGTTTACACCGGGGTATTCAACATGGTTTGCACATGGGGAGTTACTTGGTGCAGTTGCTCCTGTAAGTACAAGTGCAGTAGAAGCATCCACATCAATGAATGTTGGTTGTGAACATGGTCAGCAATATAGAACCATGGTGATGGAAGCTATGGGTCCAGAAGAGGAACTCCATTTGAGTAGTGCACTTGAAGTTAATCATGAGGAAGAGCCAAATAAGGatgctgcagatttttattctttgttgaaAGATGCAGAAGTACCTTTATGGGAAGGGTGTAAAAAACACTCTAAGTTATCTGCTATTACTCAATTATTAAATTGCAAGTCTGAATTTAATATGAGTATATCTTGCTATGAtcgaatcatgaaaatagtgaaGAATATGTTGCCGGAAAGTGAGAAGCTGCCCCTTGATTTCTATCAATCAAAGAAGATGCTTCGGAAGTTGGGGTTGGAGTATACAAGTATTGATGTTTGTGAGAATAATTGTATGCTATTCTATAAGAAAACAGAGAATTTGATTGAGTGTACTATTTGTGGTCATCCTCGATATAAACTCAGAAGAAATGATGGTGGTGGTAGGAGAAAAGATGTTCCTTATAGAAGGTTGCGATATCTTCCAATAACACCAAGACTTCAGAGGCTTTTTATGTCAAGCAGAACGGCTGAAAACATGTCATGGCATGTAAAGGGAGGTGATTCAGATGAGATGGTGCATCCTGCTTGTGGGGAGGCTTGGAAGCACTTTGACCGCATTCATCCATCCTTTTCTACCGAGCCTCGTAATGTGAGACTTGGGTTATGTACAGATGGTTTTAACCCTTTTAGCCAATCAGCTCGTCCTTATTCCTGTTGGCCAGTTTTCGTAACAGTTTACAATCTTCCACCATCAATATGTATGAAACGACCCTACATTTTTCTAAGTTTAGTCATTTCTGGACCTAAGAGCCCCGGCAAAAGTATCGATGTCTTGCTTAGGCCTTTGATTGATGAACTTAAAATATTGTGGGAAGTAGGGGTCACCACTTATGACATTTTTAGAAAAGAGAATTTTCAAATGAAGGCAGCTTTATTGTGGACTATCAACGATTTTCCTGCATATGGCATGCTTTCAGGATGGAGTACACATGGAAAGTTGGCATGCCCgtattgtatggagaactcaaaAACTTTTACACTACAACATGGTGGGAAGACTTCTTTTTTTGACTGCCATCGTCAATTCTTGCCCATGGACCATGCATacagataccaagttgatggttTCTTCAATGGTAGAATAGAGACAGACCCCCCACCTCCTCGACTGTCTGGTGAGGAGTTGAAAAATAGGGTCTTTGCCTTGCCTAATGTAACTTTTGGTTCGAAAGCTCCTAAGCACACCATTCCTGGATTCGGTAAAGATCATAATTGGGTGAAAAGGAGCATATTTTGGGAGTTGCCCTATTGGCATACACTACTTATTCGACACAATTTAGATGTCATGCATATTGTTCGAAATGTGTTTCTCAATATATTTTACACTTGTATGGATGTAAAAGGGAAGACTAAAGATAATGTGAAAGCAAGGCAAGATTTAGAGCTGTATTGCAAGCGTCCCAAGTTGAGGATTCAATTTGTTAATGGAAAGCTAGTTAAGCCTCCAGCTTCCTATGTATTGTCCAAAGACCAAGCAATGGAGGTCTGCGAGTGGGTGAAAGGGTTAAGACTCCCTGATGGATATGCTTCAAACATATCGAAGTGTGTTAACCTGGATGATTATAAGTTTTACGGGTTAAAAAGTCACGATTGTCATGTTTTCATGCTGAGATTGCTTCCAATTGCATTCCGTGAAGTATTGCCAGCACCAGTGTGGGATGCATTGGCAGAATTAAGCTGTTACTTTAGAGATTTATGCAACACAACTTTGCGTGTCCAAGATATGGAGGTTCTTGAGAAAAATATTGTGGTAACTCTCTGCAAACTTGAGAAGATATTTCCTCCTGCATTTTTTGACTCAATGGAGCACTTACCTGTTCATTTAGCTTATGAAGCTAAAGTTGGGGGGCCCGTGCAGTACAGATGGATGTACCCCTTTGAAAGGTAA
- the LOC120108192 gene encoding scarecrow-like protein 15: MQPRRRDRRRWRGRIRRPPSPVGLPPPTTPPPPSAAPATPAAPSDDWDSVAWLLSEKDGLSKPPHHPQFHFSEGDSPSYASLFDGPFDLPEPFDALPPFFDAAVTVFSPTPAFDRTHLELLLQAAHSVESSDFATAHAILARLNQYLPASAGSPLQRVAFHFKEALLALLPLPDRPAAEPPLSVVEIVRRISASKAFSDLSLVPQFASFTANQILLEALDAAAAASGGGGLSSVHLIDFEIGLGGQWSSFAQDVAARSRAARAPPPRLRITAVVTEETQETALAAENLRDFAGGLGLRLAVDFVSVGGLGTLALSGIRLALGEPVAVVLTPAIFRLLGAPEPSAALLRFVRRASPRVVVFIDTEGSCSSGAAAAPLPSLRRSVAGGIEHYAAVLESVEAAGPGDERVRWVERTVVRPRIFSAVGSWGSDRGGGWRETLAGAGMAPTEFSEFAESQAEWLVRRSPVDGYHVARGEGSMVLSWRGKELAATSAFRC; the protein is encoded by the exons ATGCAG CCCCGCCGCCGCGACCGCCGCCGCTGGCGGGGGCGGATCCGACGTCCCCCCTCTCCCGTGGGACTCCCACCACCGACAACACCTCCTCCACCCTCCGCCGCCCCCGCCACCCCCGCCGCCCCCTCCGACGACTGGGACTCCGTCGCCTGGCTCCTCTCCGAAAAGGACGGCCTTTCCAAACCCCCACACCACCCCCAGTTCCACTTCTCCGAGGGCGACAGCCCTTCGTATGCCTCGTTGTTCGATGGCCCCTTCGACCTTCCCGAGCCCTTCGACGCCTTGCCTCCCTTCTTCGACGCCGCCGTCACCGTCTTCTCCCCGACGCCGGCCTTCGACCGGACCCACCTCGAATTGCTCCTCCAAGCCGCCCACTCTGTCGAATCCAGCGATTTCGCGACAGCCCACGCGATATTGGCGCGGCTCAATCAATACCTCCCCGCCTCCGCCGGTTCCCCCCTCCAAAGAGTCGCCTTTCACTTCAAGGAGGCTCTTTTGGCCCTCCTTCCCCTCCCCGACCGCCCGGCCGCCGAACCGCCCCTCTCCGTCGTCGAGATCGTCCGCCGAATCAGCGCCTCCAAGGCCTTCTCTGATCTCTCCCTTGTGCCCCAGTTCGCCAGCTTCACCGCCAACCAGATCCTCCTCGAAGCCCTCgacgccgccgctgccgcctcCGGAGGCGGAGGACTCAGCTCCGTCCACCTTATCGACTTCGAGATCGGGCTTGGGGGGCAGTGGTCCTCCTTCGCTCAGGACGTCGCCGCCCGGAGCCGCGCCGCCCGCGCTCCGCCGCCGAGACTCCGGATAACCGCCGTCGTCACGGAGGAGACCCAGGAGACTGCTCTCGCCGCCGAGAACCTCCGCGACTTCGCCGgcggcctcggcctccgcctCGCCGTCGACTTCGTCAGCGTGGGCGGCCTCGGCACCCTCGCCCTCAGCGGCATCCGCCTCGCCCTTGGCGAGCCCGTCGCCGTCGTCCTCACCCCGGCCATATTCCGTCTCCTCGGCGCCCCGGAGCCATCTGCCGCACTTCTCCGCTTCGTCCGCCGGGCTTCCCCGCGCGTCGTCGTCTTCATCGATACCGAGGGGAGCTGCTCCAGCGGCGCCGCGGCGGCGCCACTGCCGTCGCTGCGGCGGAGCGTGGCGGGTGGGATCGAGCACTACGCGGCGGTGCTGGAGTCGGTGGAGGCGGCCGGGCCGGGGGATGAGCGGGTTCGGTGGGTCGAGCGGACCGTGGTCCGGCCGAGGATTTTCTCGGCGGTCGGATCGTGGGGGTCAGACCGGGGCGGAGGGTGGAGGGAGACGTTGGCGGGGGCAGGGATGGCGCCGACCGAGTTCAGCGAGTTCGCCGAGTCGCAGGCCGAGTGGCTGGTCCGGCGGTCCCCGGTTGACGGATACCACGTGGCCAGAGGGGAGGGCTCCATGGTGCTGAGCTGGCGAGGGAAGGAGCTGGCCGCCACGTCAGCCTTTAGGTGCTGA